In Acidimicrobiales bacterium, the genomic stretch TGGGCGAGTGGGGGCCAGGGACGCTGGTGGTGCCCGACCAGCTGATCGACCGCACGCGGGGCCGGGCCGACACGATTTACGACTCCTTCGAGGAAGGTCCGGCGCACGCGCCCTTCGCCGACCCCTACGCGCCGGCGGTGCGCGCCGCGCTGCTGGCGGCTGCGAGCGAACGGGGCGAGCCGGCCGCCGACGGCGCGACCGTCGTGGTGATCGACGGGCCGCGCTTCGCCACGCGCGCCGAGTCGCGCCTGTATCGCAGCTGGGGCGCCGACGTGATCAACATGACGCAGTATCCCGAGACGGTCTTGGCCACTGAACTCGGCCTCTCGTATGGCGCAGTGGGCTTGGTGACCGACTTCGACGCCGGCCTCGAGGATCGCCCCGACGTTGCCGCCGTCACGCAGGAAGCGGTGTTCGAAGAGTTTGCCCGTCACCTGCCGCGCCTGCGCGCCGTGGTGCTCGACGCCGCCCGCGGCCTCGCCGCCGGGTGAGACGCGCTCGCCCGCTCGACCGCCGACGTCTAACGGGCGAACAACGCGCCGCGCAGCACGACGTACTTCGGGT encodes the following:
- a CDS encoding MTAP family purine nucleoside phosphorylase; protein product: MDSTVTVGVIGGSGFYDLGADTSPVRVATPWGEAEAHIGDLAGVPVAFVPRHGAGHTLPPHRVEYRANLWALRCLGVAHVVASFACGSLVGEWGPGTLVVPDQLIDRTRGRADTIYDSFEEGPAHAPFADPYAPAVRAALLAAASERGEPAADGATVVVIDGPRFATRAESRLYRSWGADVINMTQYPETVLATELGLSYGAVGLVTDFDAGLEDRPDVAAVTQEAVFEEFARHLPRLRAVVLDAARGLAAG